Within Desulfolithobacter dissulfuricans, the genomic segment TGGCTGAGATACTGGCACTCGATGATGTTCAGGACGCAACCGTCCTTATCGGAAAGATTCTTTCCAAGAAAGGACATAACGTTCACACCTTTACCGAGGAAGATGACGCGGTGAACTTTGCCAGGGAAAACAAGGTCGATCTGGCGATTCTCGATATCAAGCTCAAGAAGATGAGTGGAGTGGAGGTTCTGGCCCTGCTCAAAGACATCAACCCGGACATGCATGCCATCATGCTCACCGGGTATCCCACGGTGGAAACAGCCAGGGAGGCGATCAGCCTGGGAGCCGATGAGTACTGCGTCAAACCCATTGATCGCGATGAACTGGAAGAAAAGGTTGAAAAGGTCCTGAACTCAAAGATCAAGGCAGGAACAGGGCAGATCTGATCTGTCAGGCGGGAAAAGGATATGGTACCAGCCAGCAGACCGACAAGACAGCAGGAGTTTCTGAAGGTATTTCAGAAAGTCACCAAGCTGATTTCAATGGTTCTCGATCACCAACAGGTGATGGATACCATTGTCCGCAGCCTGCCCGACCTGCTTGATGTGGATGCCTGTACCATCCGTCTGCTCGATGCCTCCAGCAACACCTTTGTTCTCGGCGCGGCCTACGGTCTGTCCATGGAGTATCTCTCCCGTCAGTCCATCGACACCGAAGAGACCATGGAGATGATCAAATCGGGCTACCCGGTGGCCAAGACCGATCTGGACAAGGATCCCAGTTATGCAGACCGGGAAGCCGCCAGTCGCGAGGGGATCAAGTCGGTCCTGACCCTGCCCATCCTGTTCCAGGATTCCATCATCGGCATCATGCGGCTCCTGACCAGGTCCAACCGGGTTTTTTCCGCCGAGGAGGTCTCCTTTTCCATGGCCCTGGCGGAACAGGTGGGCATTGCCATATCCAATGCCCGGATGTTCAGGGAGATGGAAAACCAGGTGGATTTCATGAAGGAGGTCCAGGACATTTCCCGCCTGGTCAACTCCACTCTGGACCTGGATACGGTCCTCAATACCATCGTCGAGCGGGTGCCCCGCTCCATCGGCGCCATGGCAGCCTCCATCAGGCTTCTCAACCCGCAGACCAACAAGCTGGAGCTGGTGGCCTCCTATGGTCTCTCTGACCGTTATCTCCAGCGGGGCCGGATCGAGGCGGAAAAGAACGTGGTCATGGTCCTTTCCGGTGACCCGGTGGCCATCTACGATGTGGCCAACGACGAGCGGGTCTTCTACAAGGAACACATGGAAGAGGAGGGGATCAAATCGCTGCTTGCCGTGCCGATCAAGGTGGGCCAGGAGGTCATCGGTGTCCTGCGGATACTGACCGATGAACACCACTGTTTCACCTCCTCGGAGGTCAACTTCGTCTCCACTGTAGCCGAGTCCAGCGGTACGGCCATCCAGAATGCCCGGACCTACCAGAAGATGAACCTGCTCTTTGCCCAGATCGAGGAAAACGAGCGGTTTTTAAGTGACATTCTGGACTGTATCCGCCCGAGGCTCGTGGTGGTCGACCGTCAGAAACATGTGGTCCTTGCCAACCGGGTCATGCTTGAAGAGCTGGGGTTGCCCGAAGGGGAGGTTCTGGGGATGGATTATCACGATCTCTGCCCGGCCACCGAGGATCTGGACGAACCTTGCCCGGTGGACCGGGTCTTAGCCACCGGCGAGGTCGCCACCCAACTGCACCGGATGACGGTGGATGGCGAGGTACGCTGGTACGAACGGACTGCGTCCCCCATGCTCGATCCCGACGGGAATGTTCAGTATGTAATCGAGATCATACGTGATGTGACCACCAAGCGGCGTCTGGAGGAAGAGCAGATGGAGCGGATCAAGCTCCAGAGCGTGGTGGAGATGGCCGGCACCGTGGCCCATGAGATCAACTCTCCGCTCTTCGCTGCCCTCGGCACGGCCCAGCTGCTCCAGGAAGATCTGCCCGGGGAAGAACACAGGCAGGAGCTGGACACGGTTATCCGCAATCTGAAAACCATCAGCGAGCTGACCCGGAAAATGACCAGCATGACAGGGTTTGAAAGCCGGGACTATGTGGGCGAGACAAAGATTGTCGAGCTCAAATAAGAGAGGCAGGAAGGAAAACAACATGATCCATGCGCGGAAACGGTTCTGTGCTGCAACCCATCTGTCCGGTTTTCGCGGGAGCCGGACTGGCTTGAACAAAGGAGGTGCACGTCAACAGGTTAAGGAAAGAGTGTTGTCCGGTCTCAAACATGAAATGTTTGTTTATTGAAACTGGCCGGGGACAAGATCTCCCCAGGTGGAAGGTTCACAAAACATAACAAGGAGGAGCTGTATGAAGCGAATATCACTATTACTCGGAGTCATTCTGGCGAGTCTGCTGCTCGTAAGTTCGGGGGCAATGGCACTGGATGCCAAGCTGACTTCCCAGAAGGTAAAAGCCGGCAAGCCGATCACGGTTTCAGGCACTATCGAACCCGGACAGGACCTGTTCGTGGTTATCAATACCCAGAAGATGTTCAGGCCATCTGAGGCCCCTGGCCCCAAGGAAAAAGCCCGGCTGATGAAAGGCAAGAAGGGTAAGAACGCCTTTGGCGATACCCCTATACCGCCGAACTACTATGTGATCACCAATGTGCCGGAAAAACTGGCAACCCCTAAAGAAGCCTGGAAGGGTCAGACCAAGGGCATCTTCGCTTTTCCGCCTTTCAAGTACAAGGTTGAGGTCAACAAGATAAAGAAATGGAATGAGATCGACGATTCGGTCAAGGCCATGCTCGGTCCGATCACCTCG encodes:
- a CDS encoding response regulator: MAEILALDDVQDATVLIGKILSKKGHNVHTFTEEDDAVNFARENKVDLAILDIKLKKMSGVEVLALLKDINPDMHAIMLTGYPTVETAREAISLGADEYCVKPIDRDELEEKVEKVLNSKIKAGTGQI
- a CDS encoding GAF domain-containing sensor histidine kinase; this encodes MVPASRPTRQQEFLKVFQKVTKLISMVLDHQQVMDTIVRSLPDLLDVDACTIRLLDASSNTFVLGAAYGLSMEYLSRQSIDTEETMEMIKSGYPVAKTDLDKDPSYADREAASREGIKSVLTLPILFQDSIIGIMRLLTRSNRVFSAEEVSFSMALAEQVGIAISNARMFREMENQVDFMKEVQDISRLVNSTLDLDTVLNTIVERVPRSIGAMAASIRLLNPQTNKLELVASYGLSDRYLQRGRIEAEKNVVMVLSGDPVAIYDVANDERVFYKEHMEEEGIKSLLAVPIKVGQEVIGVLRILTDEHHCFTSSEVNFVSTVAESSGTAIQNARTYQKMNLLFAQIEENERFLSDILDCIRPRLVVVDRQKHVVLANRVMLEELGLPEGEVLGMDYHDLCPATEDLDEPCPVDRVLATGEVATQLHRMTVDGEVRWYERTASPMLDPDGNVQYVIEIIRDVTTKRRLEEEQMERIKLQSVVEMAGTVAHEINSPLFAALGTAQLLQEDLPGEEHRQELDTVIRNLKTISELTRKMTSMTGFESRDYVGETKIVELK